The following are from one region of the Amycolatopsis sp. QT-25 genome:
- a CDS encoding alpha/beta hydrolase: MRPASTVRRRPRLILRTVLVSAVLAGCTAGPSVRPAVIDNDGEPGPGGAATAQQVPLPPLAEPRSPSITWEDCDEATRQRLGRPSVPDTLKFSCARVPTTLDAPDLPGRGLSRLSVVKTGGGPIPLAVVNDVDGEPGSLYAARLAATLPPEFLRKFSLIGVDRRGTGTSAPVQCIPAEIRTDLLGGDPAAGDLENVVDAARRAGQQCAIELDDSQVAMDSWRAAGDLEELRKQLGTDKLHALGRGDGSKVLAEYAVRFPAQVGRVMLDGLPDPAPDAAAVQESVAASAQATLDAFGADCVARGCPIGDARSAVTAVADRLRSAPATTTDGAEITPGIALYAVYSGLAQRERWVELAEALKTAQTGDVTPLAAFAEPVLEDSRARPSRLDGTIATKCNDSATRLSAEELTRATTTLRDKHPQFGVLAAQQLAWCSPWPVRREPLPPAGAPGAPPILVAGTATDPVTPEQGTGRAADQMPSAVTITWQGAGHGALSLSPCVADATRAFLIDGKVPVDGTLCPA; encoded by the coding sequence GTGCGCCCCGCCAGCACCGTCCGCCGCAGGCCACGGCTGATCCTGAGGACCGTCCTGGTCTCGGCCGTGCTCGCGGGCTGCACCGCCGGGCCGTCGGTACGGCCGGCGGTGATCGACAACGACGGCGAACCCGGCCCCGGCGGGGCGGCGACGGCGCAGCAGGTGCCGTTGCCGCCGCTCGCCGAACCGCGGTCGCCGTCGATCACCTGGGAGGACTGCGACGAGGCGACCCGGCAGCGGCTGGGCCGTCCGTCCGTGCCGGACACGCTGAAGTTCTCGTGCGCCAGGGTGCCCACCACGCTCGACGCGCCGGACCTGCCCGGCCGCGGCCTCTCGCGGCTGTCGGTGGTCAAGACCGGTGGCGGGCCGATCCCGCTCGCCGTGGTCAACGACGTCGACGGCGAGCCTGGCTCGCTGTACGCCGCGCGGCTGGCCGCGACGTTGCCGCCCGAGTTCCTGCGGAAGTTCTCCCTGATCGGCGTGGACCGGCGCGGGACCGGGACGTCCGCGCCGGTGCAGTGCATCCCGGCGGAGATCCGCACCGACCTGCTCGGCGGTGACCCGGCCGCGGGTGACCTCGAAAACGTCGTCGACGCGGCGCGCAGGGCCGGCCAGCAGTGCGCCATCGAACTGGACGACTCGCAGGTCGCGATGGACAGCTGGCGCGCCGCCGGTGATCTCGAAGAACTCCGGAAACAACTGGGCACCGACAAGCTGCACGCGCTGGGCCGCGGCGACGGCTCGAAGGTCCTCGCCGAATACGCCGTGCGGTTCCCCGCGCAGGTCGGCCGCGTGATGCTCGACGGCCTGCCCGACCCGGCCCCCGACGCCGCGGCCGTGCAGGAATCCGTCGCCGCGAGCGCACAGGCCACCCTCGACGCGTTCGGCGCCGACTGCGTCGCCAGGGGCTGCCCGATCGGTGACGCGCGATCGGCCGTGACCGCCGTCGCGGACCGGCTCCGCTCCGCCCCCGCGACGACCACCGACGGCGCGGAGATCACGCCGGGGATCGCGCTGTACGCCGTCTACTCCGGCCTCGCGCAGCGTGAGCGCTGGGTCGAACTCGCGGAAGCGCTCAAGACCGCGCAGACCGGCGACGTCACGCCGCTGGCCGCGTTCGCCGAACCCGTGCTGGAGGACTCCCGTGCGCGGCCGTCGCGGCTGGACGGCACGATCGCGACCAAATGCAACGACAGCGCGACCCGGCTCTCCGCCGAAGAACTCACCCGCGCGACCACGACCCTGCGCGACAAGCACCCGCAGTTCGGTGTCCTGGCCGCGCAGCAGCTGGCGTGGTGCAGCCCGTGGCCGGTGCGCCGCGAACCACTTCCGCCCGCCGGCGCTCCGGGCGCGCCGCCGATCCTCGTCGCGGGCACCGCGACCGACCCGGTCACGCCGGAGCAGGGCACCGGCCGGGCCGCCGACCAGATGCCGAGCGCGGTGACGATCACCTGGCAGGGCGCCGGGCACGGGGCGCTGAGCCTCTCGCCGTGTGTCGCGGACGCGACGCGGGCGTTCCTGATCGACGGGAAGGTCCCCGTCGACGGGACCCTGTGCCCGGCCTGA